From one Lotus japonicus ecotype B-129 chromosome 3, LjGifu_v1.2 genomic stretch:
- the LOC130744898 gene encoding TOM1-like protein 2, with translation MADEGNLMSQEQEQEPTLSAPWKMVDEALTLKNTNWGLNLMIFWMIQSNELNASEVVKVIKKKINDESRDVQIRALLLLESFGHNCDAFYTEVVSQNLHEDLVRLVENPQNDYGNRRKAFRLLMAWAESREVPRGGVFNHVYWGLAYRVSSDISGRKSVHVRHTLESLTPEEDHFDLLDRYQPMSDQEKIDLLLLEGRRPAKLVEEQKKYLVLARKSLQSLFSILHSEGDPKPLKECSTLRWLDRCKKSLHVIMEILETSTNDELLVWLEAIRLSDQLELVLGKYQELAAAEMNAAQQPEKAGPAKHDANAVQNLNELVF, from the exons ATGGCGGATGAGGGTAATTTGATGTCGCAGGAACAGGAACAGGAACCGACGCTGTCGGCACCATGGAAGATGGTGGACGAGGCCTTAACGCTGAAGAATACGAACTGGGGCCTGAATCTGATGATATTCTGGATGATTCAAAGCAACGAGTTGAACGCTTCGGAGGTGGTTAAGGTGATTAAGAAGAAGATCAATGATGAGAGCCGTGATGTGCAGATTCGTGCTCTTCTTTTGTTGGAATCCTTTGGCCACAACTGTGACGCGTTCTACACTGAAGTTGTTTCTCAGAACCTTCACGAGGACTTGGTTCGGTTGGTTGAAAACCCGCAAAACGATTATGGCAATCGAAGGAAGGCTTTCAGGTTGTTAATGGCTTGGGCTGAGTCACGTGAAGTTCCCCGTGGTGGTGTGTTTAATCATGTTTATTGG GGTCTGGCATACAGAGTTTCATCTGACATTTCAGGAAGAAAATCAGTTCATGTTAGGCATACCTTGGAGTCTCTTACACCTGAAGAAGACCATTTCGATCTCCTCGATAGATACCAACCTATGTCAGATCAAGAGAAGATCGACCTCCTTCTTCTCGAAGGACGCCGCCCAGCCAAGTTAGTTGAAGAGCAGAAGAAGTATCTTGTGCTTGCTCGAAAGAGTCTTCAATCACTCTTTAGCATATTACATTCTGAGGGAGACCCAAAACCTTTGAAG GAATGTTCAACTCTGAGGTGGTTGGATAGGTGCAAGAAATCACTTCATGTCATCATGGAGATTTTGGAAACCAGTACAAATGATGAACTTTTAGTGTGGCTTGAAGCCATACGTCTTAGTGATCAGCTGGAACTGGTACTTGGCAAATATCAGGAGCTGGCAGCTGCTGAAATGAACGCGGCACAACAACCTGAAAAGGCTGGCCCTGCCAAGCATGACGCCAATGCTGTTCAAAACCTCAATGAACTAGTTTTCTGA